A genomic region of Dactylococcopsis salina PCC 8305 contains the following coding sequences:
- a CDS encoding two-partner secretion domain-containing protein — MKPKISKHSLSQCSSLLGKISTITVIGIFWQNCAIAQLTPDNTLGAESSVVNSDVEVQGTPAELIEGGATRGSNLFHSFSEFNVEELQRVYFNNPSAIENILTRVTGDNVSNILGTLGVDGAANLFLLNPNGIVFGEGATLDINGSFTASNADAIQFDEQGIFSASNPQPVPTLTVNPSALLHNQLAAQRGSIIKQQGVLEVPQGESILLMGGSGGVSVDGGSLTASGGYIGIAGVAEAGTVELVRDGNQLRLVFPENVARSDIILSNGATVFTRGSASQGVELYGNSIELSGASQISTRINEGETGAQAGVIQLEATDQITLSTDQITLSEVSILDSSSFGIGDANTISLQTEGDISIIGSGLLTNIGPAGVGKVGEISLEAESISITDSSQLQAGFLSGGQGEGGRIVLDANDLITISGSSFFADVEAGAVGNGSDIELSARSVSIVDSTLKTTNEGTGNAGKITINATEGVTLTQESNFFTDIRGTGVGNGGAIEISAGSLAFSGESGFQTGNNSQGNAGDVKLLVNEGDISLVSSDILTNASSGVGGDILIEARSISLSQDSSLGGASANVTIREAESVTLDQGSNINAFSSGAGTGGKIEINTQELNVLNGSTLFASVTGSGSAGSILINASESVEVSGSSNLSIDTTGDGDAGNLTINTKNLILENGGEISTSTLGGTGAGGTIILNASESIELSGITPDTLNASQITTDTGDEGNAGTISINTGHFSLRDGARVSSLATLSSSGAGGKIEIEADEIEVIGIRGSVTFPTGVETGSSGTGNAGDVEIIADQLSVREGGLISASTSDTGEGGIIDITAQESVEITGTDPVFGVARSGLTTETEGSGDAGRIAIKTPQLQVSQGGEILASTSAAGQGGRIEIDASDSVEVLGRSSLGEGSQVTTQTTGLGNAGSILAVSPVLSLKEGAIISSATSGEGEGGRIEIRASELVELIGQDSPQTLSSLVNVATTGSGNAGSLLIVSPKVSIQDGAAIFASTFSDGNAGAIRLNISDTLRIDGESEAGLGSAILSAVETDAMGSSGAIAINANSVLLTRGGEISTRTTGLGNAGSIEILDADSITVQGVNSTGKASQITAESTTQARAGSITLNADQLILEEGGSVQVSNPENGPAGSIFVNAETIKLDRATVSAETAESLSTGEDSANIIITNRDLMSLSNESKISASAFQEANGGNINLNSQFIVGFPPKGANGSDISANAEQGDGGRIDVSSEGIFGIEFRDQPTPNNDFTVTSEFGAAGEFVLNDPDVDPSQGLLSLPETPIDAASLIDRRCQARGSGKQSSFVVIGRGGLPASPNRPLMSRDFIPDFGTVEMGTPSPEIEFENQSNLPNFSHISQGWDFNQAGELPIDPASRLEAVPIICPLTQQ; from the coding sequence ATGAAACCTAAAATCAGCAAACATTCTTTAAGCCAGTGTTCGTCTTTACTAGGAAAAATTAGTACAATCACCGTAATCGGGATTTTTTGGCAAAACTGCGCGATCGCGCAACTGACCCCCGATAACACTTTAGGGGCAGAAAGTTCAGTTGTCAATTCAGATGTAGAAGTGCAAGGAACACCCGCCGAATTAATCGAAGGAGGTGCAACTAGAGGAAGCAATTTATTTCATAGTTTTAGCGAATTTAATGTTGAGGAATTGCAACGGGTTTACTTTAACAATCCCAGTGCTATTGAAAATATCCTCACGCGAGTGACAGGAGATAATGTTTCTAATATTTTGGGAACATTGGGAGTTGATGGGGCAGCAAATTTGTTTCTGTTGAATCCCAATGGTATTGTGTTTGGAGAAGGAGCAACATTAGATATTAATGGCTCTTTTACTGCCAGCAATGCTGATGCCATTCAATTTGACGAGCAGGGAATTTTTAGTGCATCCAATCCTCAACCTGTCCCAACTTTAACTGTTAATCCATCAGCACTTTTACATAATCAATTAGCAGCGCAGAGAGGCTCTATTATTAAACAACAAGGCGTGTTAGAAGTTCCCCAAGGAGAAAGTATCCTTTTAATGGGGGGGTCTGGCGGTGTATCTGTTGATGGCGGTTCTCTCACCGCATCGGGAGGATACATTGGCATTGCGGGTGTCGCAGAAGCGGGAACAGTGGAGTTAGTGCGGGATGGGAATCAGCTTCGGTTGGTTTTTCCTGAAAATGTAGCGCGATCGGATATTATTCTTAGCAATGGCGCGACAGTCTTCACCAGAGGTAGTGCTAGTCAAGGCGTTGAACTGTATGGAAACAGCATTGAACTTTCTGGCGCAAGTCAAATCAGCACAAGAATTAATGAAGGAGAAACTGGCGCACAAGCGGGAGTGATCCAACTTGAGGCAACGGATCAGATTACCCTTTCTACGGATCAGATTACCCTTTCTGAAGTCAGTATTCTTGATAGCAGCAGCTTTGGGATCGGCGATGCAAATACGATCTCTTTGCAAACAGAGGGCGACATTTCGATCATTGGGAGTGGATTACTGACTAATATTGGCCCTGCTGGTGTCGGTAAGGTGGGAGAAATCTCCCTAGAAGCAGAATCAATCTCAATCACAGACAGTTCGCAACTGCAAGCGGGATTCTTGTCGGGCGGACAAGGAGAAGGGGGACGCATTGTCCTCGATGCTAATGACTTGATAACAATTAGTGGTAGTTCCTTTTTTGCCGATGTGGAAGCGGGTGCAGTGGGAAACGGTAGTGATATTGAACTCTCAGCGCGATCGGTTTCCATTGTAGATTCTACTCTAAAGACAACTAATGAAGGAACGGGAAATGCTGGCAAAATTACGATTAATGCCACGGAAGGAGTTACCCTGACACAAGAGTCTAACTTCTTTACAGATATCAGAGGAACAGGAGTAGGAAATGGAGGCGCGATCGAGATTTCAGCAGGATCACTGGCTTTCAGTGGCGAGTCAGGGTTTCAGACTGGCAATAATAGCCAAGGAAACGCAGGTGATGTCAAACTTTTAGTTAATGAGGGAGATATTTCTCTTGTTAGCAGCGATATTTTGACCAATGCTTCGAGTGGAGTGGGAGGAGACATTCTGATTGAAGCGCGATCAATTTCTTTATCGCAGGACTCCAGCTTGGGAGGTGCCAGTGCTAATGTAACGATACGAGAAGCTGAGTCGGTGACGCTTGATCAAGGCAGCAATATCAATGCGTTTAGTAGCGGTGCTGGTACTGGTGGGAAGATTGAAATCAATACACAGGAATTAAATGTCCTCAATGGTTCGACTCTATTTGCTTCTGTGACAGGTAGCGGTTCAGCAGGGAGTATTCTTATCAATGCTTCAGAGTCAGTGGAGGTGAGTGGTTCAAGTAATTTATCTATTGATACCACTGGCGATGGAGATGCTGGCAACCTAACGATTAACACTAAAAATTTAATCCTTGAGAATGGCGGTGAAATTTCAACTTCTACCTTAGGAGGAACTGGTGCTGGCGGAACCATTATCCTTAATGCTTCTGAGTCTATTGAGTTAAGCGGAATCACTCCCGATACCTTAAACGCCAGTCAAATTACCACTGACACAGGTGATGAAGGCAACGCAGGCACAATCAGCATTAACACGGGTCATTTCAGTCTCCGCGACGGGGCGAGAGTGTCTTCTTTAGCAACGCTTTCCAGTAGTGGGGCAGGAGGAAAGATCGAGATTGAAGCGGATGAAATTGAAGTGATTGGAATTCGAGGCTCAGTTACATTTCCTACAGGTGTGGAAACAGGGAGTAGTGGCACAGGAAACGCTGGCGATGTTGAAATTATCGCAGACCAGTTAAGCGTTCGGGAGGGAGGACTGATTTCAGCTTCTACTTCTGATACAGGAGAAGGAGGAATCATTGATATAACCGCCCAAGAGTCAGTGGAAATCACTGGTACCGATCCCGTCTTTGGCGTAGCCCGTAGCGGCTTAACCACTGAGACAGAGGGGTCTGGAGATGCGGGAAGGATCGCGATTAAGACTCCTCAGTTACAAGTTAGCCAAGGCGGAGAAATCTTAGCTTCTACCTCAGCAGCAGGACAAGGAGGAAGAATAGAAATTGATGCGTCTGATTCCGTTGAAGTGTTGGGAAGAAGTTCTCTGGGAGAGGGGAGTCAAGTGACAACTCAAACCACTGGTCTGGGAAATGCTGGCAGTATTCTAGCAGTTTCCCCCGTGTTGAGCCTAAAAGAGGGCGCAATAATCTCCTCAGCGACTTCAGGAGAAGGAGAAGGGGGACGCATTGAAATTCGAGCCTCAGAATTAGTAGAACTGATTGGGCAAGATTCCCCTCAAACTCTGTCTAGCCTTGTTAACGTGGCAACTACTGGTTCAGGGAACGCTGGCAGTTTATTGATTGTTAGTCCTAAAGTTTCAATTCAGGATGGGGCTGCCATTTTTGCCAGTACCTTTAGCGATGGCAATGCTGGCGCAATTCGCCTCAACATTAGCGACACTCTCAGAATAGATGGTGAAAGTGAAGCGGGGTTAGGGAGTGCCATTTTAAGTGCAGTGGAAACAGACGCAATGGGTTCTTCTGGCGCGATCGCCATTAATGCTAACTCTGTCTTACTGACTCGTGGGGGAGAAATTAGCACTCGTACCACAGGACTCGGCAATGCTGGCAGCATTGAAATTTTAGACGCTGATTCAATTACGGTTCAGGGGGTTAATTCGACAGGCAAAGCTAGCCAAATCACTGCAGAATCTACCACTCAAGCCCGTGCTGGAAGCATCACCTTAAACGCCGATCAACTCATCTTAGAAGAGGGTGGCAGTGTACAAGTGAGCAATCCTGAAAATGGTCCAGCAGGAAGTATTTTTGTTAATGCAGAAACGATCAAGCTCGATCGCGCCACCGTTTCCGCCGAAACCGCCGAAAGCCTTTCTACTGGTGAAGATAGTGCCAATATCATCATTACAAATCGCGATCTAATGTCTCTCAGCAATGAAAGCAAAATTTCCGCTAGTGCTTTTCAAGAAGCAAACGGCGGTAACATTAACCTCAATAGCCAGTTTATCGTTGGATTTCCCCCAAAAGGGGCGAACGGCAGCGATATTAGCGCCAACGCTGAACAAGGAGATGGCGGAAGAATTGATGTCAGCAGTGAGGGCATTTTTGGCATCGAATTTCGCGACCAACCCACCCCCAACAATGACTTTACCGTTACTTCCGAATTTGGGGCAGCAGGAGAATTTGTCCTTAACGATCCTGATGTCGATCCCAGTCAAGGACTTCTCTCTCTTCCTGAGACTCCGATTGATGCAGCGAGTTTAATTGATCGCCGTTGTCAAGCCCGTGGCAGTGGCAAACAAAGCAGTTTTGTGGTCATTGGACGAGGGGGTTTACCTGCCAGCCCAAACCGCCCCCTGATGAGCCGTGATTTTATCCCTGATTTTGGCACAGTGGAAATGGGAACTCCTTCTCCTGAAATAGAATTTGAAAATCAATCAAACCTTCCGAACTTCTCGCACATTTCCCAAGGATGGGACTTCAATCAAGCGGGAGAATTACCAATTGATCCCGCTTCTCGACTCGAAGCAGTGCCGATTATTTGTCCTTTGACGCAACAGTAG
- a CDS encoding ShlB/FhaC/HecB family hemolysin secretion/activation protein, which yields MNQHHSNPNDLTTNAERDIVEPLTRQGKNKRQDNLQFFSIHLPIVLYVLSHLFVTTPVFAQTRPQPVLPPREREPPPESTPLPPTDDLLPEQEAPSEEPQPPNLDIPETITVEAFEVVGNTVFTSTELTKVLAPFTNRPLSFTELLEAQRTLTNLYIQEGYITSGAYIPSQTFRDGVVRIQVVEGAIETIVIEGLNRLNESYIRSRIQRGTDTPLNQQALLEALQLLQLNPLIANLTAQLSAGSRPGFSRLVVNATEAPAFSTELTLDNQRSPVVGTDRRLIEVTHNNLLGFGDRANIRYFNTDGSNSLDDLSYTVPINAKNGTLNFRYRRTENDIIEDPFDTLDIESDYRQYVLTYRQPVIRTPREELSFGLTIDRQESDSSLLDELEGETRLFALRFFQEYTNRNAQEVLAARSQFSFGLEGSQVNLNGEALESEFFAWRGQAQYVRRLTPDTTFLLRSELQLADRTLLSLEEFSLGGALTVRGYRQDLLLGDNGFLASAEIRTPILRIPEWDATVRLTPFFDFGTVWNRGEEEVTPRDSLSSLGLGLELLIGENFIAELDWGIPLNDVDIEEDSLQENGLHFSINYQLF from the coding sequence ATGAATCAACATCACTCGAATCCCAATGATCTAACAACAAATGCTGAAAGAGACATCGTAGAACCTTTAACTAGACAAGGGAAAAATAAGCGTCAAGACAACTTACAGTTTTTTTCCATTCATCTTCCGATTGTTCTCTACGTTTTATCCCATCTGTTCGTTACAACACCTGTTTTCGCCCAAACTCGTCCTCAACCCGTTTTACCCCCGCGAGAACGAGAACCCCCTCCTGAATCCACACCGCTCCCTCCCACTGATGATCTTCTCCCAGAACAAGAAGCCCCTTCAGAAGAACCACAACCCCCTAATTTAGATATTCCTGAAACAATTACAGTTGAAGCATTTGAGGTAGTCGGGAATACGGTTTTCACTTCTACAGAACTGACAAAAGTTTTAGCTCCATTTACCAATCGTCCCCTCTCTTTTACAGAGTTACTAGAAGCGCAAAGAACTCTCACAAATTTATATATTCAAGAAGGCTATATTACCTCTGGTGCTTATATTCCCTCGCAAACCTTCAGGGATGGCGTGGTGAGAATACAAGTGGTAGAAGGTGCGATTGAAACCATTGTCATCGAGGGGTTAAACCGACTTAATGAAAGTTATATTCGCAGCAGAATCCAACGAGGGACTGACACCCCCTTAAATCAACAAGCATTACTGGAAGCCTTACAACTCCTGCAACTGAATCCTTTAATTGCCAATCTTACCGCCCAATTGAGTGCAGGTTCACGCCCTGGTTTCAGCCGTCTTGTGGTCAATGCAACGGAAGCTCCTGCTTTTTCCACGGAATTAACTTTGGATAATCAACGTTCACCCGTTGTTGGAACGGATCGTCGCCTCATTGAAGTCACTCATAACAACCTTTTGGGTTTTGGCGATCGCGCTAATATTCGCTATTTTAATACCGATGGCAGTAACTCTCTCGATGACCTGAGTTATACTGTTCCCATCAATGCCAAAAACGGCACTCTGAACTTCCGTTATCGCCGAACCGAGAATGACATTATCGAAGACCCCTTTGATACTTTAGATATTGAATCCGACTATCGCCAGTATGTCTTGACCTACCGCCAGCCTGTGATTCGCACGCCTCGGGAAGAATTGAGCTTCGGATTGACAATTGATCGCCAAGAGTCAGACAGTTCGCTGTTGGATGAACTAGAAGGAGAAACCAGACTATTTGCATTGCGGTTTTTCCAAGAATACACCAATCGTAACGCTCAAGAAGTTTTAGCAGCGCGATCGCAGTTTAGCTTCGGTTTAGAAGGATCACAAGTAAATCTCAATGGCGAAGCATTAGAAAGCGAGTTTTTTGCTTGGCGGGGTCAAGCCCAATATGTGAGACGACTGACACCCGATACAACATTCTTATTACGATCAGAACTGCAACTGGCGGATCGAACCTTGTTATCTTTAGAAGAGTTTAGCCTCGGTGGGGCGTTAACCGTGCGGGGATATCGTCAGGATTTATTACTGGGAGATAACGGCTTTTTAGCCTCAGCAGAGATTCGCACCCCCATTCTCCGTATTCCTGAATGGGATGCAACTGTGCGACTAACCCCATTTTTTGATTTTGGCACCGTTTGGAATCGTGGCGAGGAAGAAGTAACACCACGGGATAGTTTATCGTCTTTGGGCTTAGGGTTAGAGTTGCTCATTGGCGAGAATTTTATTGCGGAATTAGATTGGGGAATTCCGTTAAACGATGTAGATATCGAGGAAGATTCTTTACAAGAAAATGGACTTCATTTTAGCATAAACTATCAACTTTTCTAG
- a CDS encoding CBS domain-containing protein: MTTLILCHQTADFDALGAAVGLTRLYTGAKLVLTGGAHPGVKSFLGLYRDEINVIEQRSVHPEAIKTLLVVDTQQRDRLGTIQTWLDLPQIKQVILYDHHPFAGDIPATVTHIDRVGATSTLIVEALISEGVSLTPIEATIMALGIHTDTGSLTFPETTSRDAKALTWLMEQEAKVDIVAEYVEPTLSSTLRQILSEALEKIQTETVQGYTLASVYLEGNTFAAGLSTVAERLMGMMEIDVLLFLHNYSHHNEHRSSLIARSRLDRLDLNHLLTAYGGGGHKNAASANLKTAQPQATLRELLATIKTQLPHPLTARELMSSPVRTIPPETSIKEAQRILFRYGHSGLSVVDETHQLVGIISRRDLDLALHHGFGHAPVKGYMSRNLKTITPETLLPDIETLMVTYDVGRLPVLENNQLLGIVTRTDVLRQLHQDRGIDNKDQDQQSLIAACLLPNFKRKLNPVLWKLLSQAATEAEKRGLSLYIVGGAVRDIILGSKIDQDSPLFLPDIDLVVDGFHQTATVGAGVELAKALQKAYPPVRLEVHGEFQTAALLWHNHPEFGSLWVDIATARTEFYPYPAANPEVEASSIRQDLYRRDFTINALAIRLTSPKSGELLDFFGGLVDLRSRLIRVLHANSFIEDPTRIYRAVKFAVRLGFQIEAQTEDYIRYAIASGVYDRSRAENRKAPALQTRLKAELKYILEAPYWKPALKLLSDLSALKCLHPKLELNEQLWWEVRLLGRSLNRFDPKQTLTHWQMRLELMIAALPTTEERVFVAKQLELSNDSVKRLEQLETAQLTVEKHLSSDLSEEAKLQIYETLKAARSRLLNLPLQDTKISIENILFQENYRPQTVVNVLRNYKQPMLVLLAVKTSRQVRRRLWQYLTHWSHLSAPLNGNDLKALGYKPGPQYREILESLFDATLDGIIQNPEEAKQFLQRWYS; encoded by the coding sequence ATGACGACTCTGATTTTATGCCACCAAACCGCCGATTTCGATGCTTTAGGGGCTGCTGTGGGGCTAACCCGTCTCTACACAGGTGCTAAGTTGGTTTTAACGGGTGGAGCGCATCCAGGGGTAAAATCGTTTTTAGGGTTATATCGGGATGAGATTAATGTCATTGAACAGCGTAGTGTTCATCCTGAAGCCATTAAAACCTTACTGGTGGTAGATACCCAACAGCGCGATCGCTTAGGAACAATACAAACTTGGCTTGATCTGCCACAGATTAAACAAGTGATTCTCTACGATCATCATCCCTTTGCTGGGGATATTCCAGCAACGGTTACTCATATTGACAGAGTTGGCGCGACTAGCACCCTGATTGTGGAAGCATTAATCTCGGAAGGGGTTTCCTTAACGCCTATTGAAGCAACGATTATGGCGTTGGGAATCCATACGGATACGGGTTCGCTGACATTTCCCGAAACCACTTCCCGTGATGCGAAAGCATTGACTTGGTTAATGGAACAGGAAGCTAAGGTTGATATTGTTGCAGAATATGTCGAACCAACTTTATCTTCAACGCTGCGACAGATACTCTCAGAGGCATTAGAAAAGATTCAAACTGAGACGGTACAAGGTTATACTCTTGCTTCAGTTTATCTGGAAGGTAACACCTTTGCGGCGGGGTTATCCACTGTCGCTGAACGTTTAATGGGGATGATGGAAATCGATGTTCTTTTATTCCTCCATAATTATTCTCATCATAACGAGCATCGATCGAGCTTGATTGCCCGATCGCGCCTCGATCGCCTTGACTTAAATCACTTATTAACTGCTTATGGTGGCGGTGGTCACAAAAACGCAGCTTCTGCGAACTTAAAAACAGCGCAACCACAAGCAACGCTGAGGGAATTACTAGCAACCATCAAAACCCAACTTCCCCATCCTCTCACCGCGCGAGAGTTGATGTCATCTCCAGTGCGAACAATTCCCCCTGAAACCAGCATTAAGGAAGCACAACGTATCCTGTTCCGTTATGGACATTCTGGCTTGTCTGTAGTGGATGAAACCCATCAATTAGTAGGAATTATCTCCCGTCGTGATCTGGATTTAGCGTTACATCATGGCTTTGGTCATGCACCCGTAAAAGGATACATGAGTCGCAACCTTAAAACCATCACCCCTGAGACACTGTTACCCGATATCGAAACCTTGATGGTGACGTATGATGTGGGAAGATTACCCGTTTTAGAAAACAATCAACTGCTTGGCATTGTGACGCGAACGGATGTTTTAAGACAACTTCATCAAGACAGAGGGATAGACAACAAAGATCAAGATCAACAATCTCTCATTGCCGCTTGTTTACTGCCTAACTTTAAACGAAAGCTGAATCCTGTATTGTGGAAGTTACTATCGCAAGCAGCAACAGAAGCGGAAAAACGAGGCTTGTCTTTATACATTGTTGGCGGTGCGGTGCGAGATATTATTTTAGGGAGTAAAATCGATCAGGATTCTCCTTTGTTTTTACCCGATATTGATTTAGTCGTGGATGGGTTTCATCAGACGGCGACGGTTGGCGCGGGAGTAGAATTAGCAAAAGCATTACAAAAAGCGTATCCACCAGTCCGTTTAGAGGTTCATGGGGAGTTTCAAACCGCAGCGTTATTGTGGCACAATCACCCTGAATTCGGTTCTTTGTGGGTGGATATTGCCACAGCGAGAACGGAGTTTTATCCCTATCCAGCAGCGAATCCCGAAGTGGAAGCCAGTTCGATTCGTCAAGATTTATATCGCCGTGATTTTACGATTAATGCTTTAGCGATACGGTTGACTTCTCCGAAAAGCGGCGAACTGTTAGACTTTTTTGGGGGATTGGTTGATCTTCGATCGAGGTTAATCCGTGTTCTTCATGCTAACAGTTTTATTGAAGACCCGACTCGCATTTACCGCGCGGTTAAATTTGCGGTGCGTTTAGGGTTTCAAATTGAAGCGCAAACCGAAGATTATATTCGTTATGCCATTGCGAGTGGGGTGTATGATCGATCGAGAGCAGAAAATCGGAAAGCGCCAGCATTACAAACTCGTCTCAAAGCAGAACTTAAGTATATTCTAGAAGCACCCTATTGGAAACCTGCGTTAAAATTATTATCGGATTTATCGGCGCTCAAATGTCTGCATCCGAAGCTAGAATTAAATGAGCAATTGTGGTGGGAAGTGCGATTGTTAGGACGGAGTTTAAACCGATTTGATCCTAAGCAAACCCTCACCCATTGGCAAATGCGGTTAGAACTGATGATCGCTGCTTTACCGACGACTGAAGAACGGGTTTTTGTGGCGAAACAGTTGGAACTCAGTAATGATAGTGTTAAACGTCTGGAACAGTTGGAAACCGCGCAATTGACTGTAGAAAAGCATTTGTCTTCTGATTTATCTGAAGAGGCGAAACTTCAGATTTATGAAACGTTAAAAGCGGCTCGATCGCGCCTTCTTAATTTACCATTACAGGACACAAAAATCTCGATCGAAAACATCCTGTTTCAGGAAAACTATCGTCCTCAAACCGTTGTCAATGTTTTAAGGAACTATAAACAACCGATGTTGGTTTTATTAGCCGTTAAAACCTCTCGTCAAGTAAGAAGACGCTTATGGCAATATCTCACCCATTGGTCACACCTTAGCGCCCCTCTGAACGGAAATGATCTCAAAGCATTAGGTTATAAACCTGGACCTCAATATCGAGAAATTTTAGAAAGTCTTTTCGATGCGACACTGGATGGCATTATTCAAAACCCAGAAGAAGCGAAACAATTTCTCCAGCGATGGTACTCATAG
- a CDS encoding type II toxin-antitoxin system HicB family antitoxin encodes MKTVTDYKIILRPDDNGTYVAYLPAIQGCHAWGESPEAARSELNHVFAMIQEEYLELGKTLPNDVEITISKAQLKQEH; translated from the coding sequence ATGAAAACTGTAACGGACTATAAAATCATTTTACGTCCCGATGATAATGGAACTTATGTTGCTTATCTTCCCGCAATTCAAGGATGTCATGCGTGGGGAGAATCTCCTGAAGCGGCTCGATCGGAATTAAATCATGTTTTCGCCATGATTCAGGAAGAATATTTAGAACTAGGAAAAACGCTACCTAATGATGTTGAAATAACTATTTCTAAGGCTCAGCTAAAGCAAGAACATTAG